Proteins encoded by one window of bacterium:
- a CDS encoding NAD(P)-dependent alcohol dehydrogenase, which yields MKVAYLVGKKKIVIEEEKNPEIEREDDVLVRVRCVGICGSDVHYFLEGRIGDQIVKDKIIVGHEASGEVIEVGKNVKKLKKGDKVAIEPGISCGKCEFCIKGKPNICPNVKFLGTPPVNGAFREYMVMPEENLIKIPDGLEYEEGVLSEPLAIGVYTVKLSQIETGDDVAILGAGPIGLSILFSARISGANRIFVSDLIKERLEFAEKIGANYTVDAKKNDITEIVKKITNNRGVDISFEAAGKRETFRQVIHTSRIGGKCVFVGIPTEDTVEFEAHIMRRKELKLINIRRSAFCTEIALNLMKNSELPFKEMITHRFPFEKIEEALNLVAEYRDGVIKCVVNI from the coding sequence ATGAAGGTGGCGTATCTTGTTGGAAAAAAGAAAATAGTTATAGAGGAAGAAAAAAATCCAGAGATTGAAAGAGAAGATGATGTGCTTGTAAGGGTTAGATGTGTTGGGATTTGTGGTTCTGATGTTCATTATTTTCTTGAAGGAAGAATTGGAGACCAGATTGTGAAGGATAAGATAATTGTTGGACATGAGGCAAGTGGAGAGGTTATTGAGGTTGGAAAAAATGTAAAAAAGTTGAAGAAGGGAGATAAGGTTGCAATTGAGCCTGGAATAAGTTGTGGGAAATGTGAGTTCTGTATAAAGGGAAAGCCAAATATATGTCCGAATGTAAAATTTCTCGGTACTCCTCCGGTAAATGGTGCTTTCAGAGAATATATGGTTATGCCTGAGGAAAATTTAATCAAAATACCTGATGGGCTTGAATATGAAGAAGGAGTTTTATCTGAGCCACTTGCGATAGGAGTTTATACTGTAAAATTAAGTCAGATTGAAACCGGAGATGATGTTGCTATTCTTGGAGCAGGACCGATTGGACTTTCTATTCTTTTTTCAGCAAGAATAAGTGGAGCAAATAGAATTTTTGTTTCTGATTTGATAAAGGAGCGACTTGAATTTGCAGAAAAGATAGGGGCTAATTATACTGTTGATGCTAAAAAGAATGATATTACAGAAATTGTGAAAAAAATCACAAATAATAGAGGAGTTGATATTTCTTTTGAAGCAGCAGGGAAAAGAGAGACATTTAGGCAGGTTATTCATACAAGCAGGATTGGAGGAAAATGTGTTTTTGTTGGAATTCCTACTGAAGATACAGTTGAGTTTGAAGCACATATAATGAGAAGAAAGGAACTTAAACTTATAAATATAAGAAGGAGTGCTTTCTGTACAGAGATTGCTTTAAATTTGATGAAGAATTCAGAACTTCCTTTTAAAGAGATGATAACGCATAGATTCCCTTTTGAAAAAATTGAAGAAGCACTTAATCTTGTTGCAGAATACAGGGATGGAGTTATAAAGTGTGTTGTCAATATATGA
- a CDS encoding transposase: protein MQEIIWYYRYERKNKFSKVKDFMSEDFGDKLVVIVSYCIMPTHLHFTLGEEKEGGISKFMANILNSYTRYFNLKHNRKGPLWESRFKYVLIETQEQLLHLTRYHHLNPVVAELVKKPENWKFSSYREYLNYDGGLKICEFEELIDMSSSEYKRFVEDNIDYQKEIHKIKELIKLETL, encoded by the coding sequence ATGCAGGAGATAATTTGGTATTATAGATATGAGAGGAAAAATAAATTTTCAAAGGTGAAGGATTTTATGAGTGAGGATTTTGGAGATAAACTTGTTGTTATAGTGAGTTATTGTATAATGCCAACACATTTACATTTTACACTTGGAGAGGAAAAGGAAGGCGGGATTTCAAAATTTATGGCAAATATATTAAATAGTTATACAAGATATTTTAATTTAAAACATAATAGGAAAGGACCTTTATGGGAAAGCAGGTTTAAATATGTTTTAATAGAGACACAGGAACAGTTATTACATTTAACAAGATATCATCATTTAAATCCTGTTGTTGCAGAATTAGTGAAAAAGCCAGAGAATTGGAAATTTTCTTCATATAGGGAATATTTGAATTATGACGGAGGACTTAAAATTTGTGAGTTTGAAGAATTGATAGATATGAGTTCATCTGAATATAAAAGATTTGTGGAGGACAATATTGATTATCAGAAAGAGATTCATAAAATTAAAGAACTTATTAAACTTGAAACACTTTGA
- the panC gene encoding pantoate--beta-alanine ligase: MEVVKKIEQVRKIVGKAKKEGKVIGFVPTMGYLHKGHISLIRRAKKECDFVAVSIFVNPTQFGPNEDFDRYPRDFERDRKILEEEKVDLVFFPEVEEMYPYDFKTWVYVEKYSEILEGKFRPGHFKGVCTVVIKLLNIVQPDKSYFGWKDAQQLIIVKKMVEDLNLPCEIIGCETVREDDGLAESSRNVYLNEEERERATCLYRALKRIEEMVKKEKIYDCKKLIEEGRKIIEKENVEIQYLEIVRISDLMPVEKIEKDVIVLGAVKIGNVRLIDNIRLNGFENL, from the coding sequence ATGGAAGTAGTAAAGAAAATTGAACAAGTAAGGAAGATTGTAGGAAAGGCGAAAAAAGAGGGTAAGGTTATTGGATTTGTACCGACGATGGGATATTTGCATAAAGGGCATATTTCATTGATAAGAAGAGCAAAAAAAGAATGTGATTTTGTTGCTGTAAGTATTTTTGTTAATCCGACACAGTTTGGACCGAATGAAGATTTTGATAGATACCCGAGAGATTTTGAGAGAGATAGGAAAATTCTTGAAGAGGAGAAGGTGGATTTAGTATTTTTTCCAGAAGTTGAAGAGATGTACCCTTATGATTTTAAAACTTGGGTTTATGTTGAAAAATATTCTGAAATACTTGAAGGGAAATTTAGACCGGGTCATTTTAAGGGAGTTTGTACGGTTGTTATTAAATTGCTCAATATAGTTCAGCCGGATAAGAGTTATTTTGGATGGAAGGATGCACAGCAACTGATTATTGTAAAGAAGATGGTTGAGGATTTGAATTTACCATGTGAAATAATAGGATGTGAAACAGTAAGAGAAGATGATGGACTTGCAGAAAGTTCAAGAAATGTTTATTTGAATGAGGAAGAAAGGGAAAGAGCGACTTGTTTATACAGGGCACTTAAAAGAATTGAAGAGATGGTGAAAAAAGAAAAGATATATGATTGTAAAAAGTTAATTGAAGAGGGGAGAAAAATTATAGAGAAGGAAAATGTAGAAATTCAGTATCTTGAAATAGTTAGAATATCTGACCTTATGCCAGTTGAAAAAATTGAAAAGGATGTTATTGTTCTTGGTGCGGTAAAAATAGGAAATGTAAGGTTGATTGACAATATAAGATTAAATGGATTTGAAAACCTTTGA
- a CDS encoding transposase: MEEGSLFHVFTKSIAGYKVFKSKVDYRRMVETIWYYMDERTAKFSRVIDLKKENKGEPVVRIICYCIMPTHLHLVLEEKKEKGISQFMSNILNSYARYFNLKYKRKGHLWESSYKRVLVETDEQLLHLTRYIHLNPTTAGIVKKPENWEFSSYREYLGNEKIFLKICYFDDIIEINPKSYREFVEDYIDYEKELHRIKGLVKFESENP; encoded by the coding sequence ATGGAAGAGGGAAGTTTGTTTCATGTATTTACAAAAAGTATTGCTGGCTATAAAGTTTTTAAAAGTAAGGTTGATTACAGGAGGATGGTTGAGACAATCTGGTATTATATGGATGAAAGAACGGCAAAATTTTCCAGAGTTATTGACTTAAAAAAAGAAAATAAAGGAGAGCCAGTTGTAAGAATAATATGTTACTGCATAATGCCTACACATTTACACCTTGTTTTAGAAGAAAAAAAAGAAAAAGGAATTTCACAATTTATGAGTAATATTTTAAACAGTTATGCGAGATACTTTAATTTAAAATATAAAAGAAAGGGACATTTATGGGAAAGTAGTTATAAAAGGGTACTGGTAGAAACAGATGAACAGTTACTCCATCTGACAAGATATATACATTTAAATCCGACAACCGCAGGCATAGTGAAGAAACCAGAAAACTGGGAGTTTTCTTCATACAGGGAATATTTAGGTAATGAAAAGATTTTTTTAAAAATATGCTATTTTGATGATATTATAGAAATAAATCCAAAAAGTTATAGGGAATTTGTAGAGGATTATATTGATTACGAGAAGGAATTACACAGGATAAAAGGGTTGGTAAAATTTGAATCTGAAAATCCTTGA
- a CDS encoding DUF4870 domain-containing protein, which yields MEDREKMVSFLAYFFGWISGLIIFLTEKKSEYIRFNAMQSIIFSGVLTVIYIFISIVSLIPFIGKILSLILHPLVYLAGTAIWIVLLIKSFKGEYFKLPVIGDYAEKYSKTL from the coding sequence ATGGAAGATAGAGAAAAGATGGTTAGTTTTCTTGCTTATTTTTTTGGTTGGATTTCAGGACTTATTATTTTTTTAACGGAAAAGAAAAGTGAATATATAAGATTTAATGCTATGCAGAGTATAATTTTTAGTGGAGTTTTAACTGTTATTTATATTTTCATCTCTATTGTTTCTCTCATTCCTTTCATAGGTAAAATTCTATCTTTAATTCTCCATCCTCTTGTTTATCTTGCAGGAACAGCGATATGGATTGTGCTTCTTATTAAGTCATTCAAAGGAGAGTATTTTAAACTTCCTGTAATTGGCGATTATGCAGAGAAATATTCAAAAACGCTATGA
- a CDS encoding MATE family efflux transporter, which produces MRKYLKELLIISFPLIISSSIWTIQHFVDRMFISWYSVKALAAVLPASFLNLTTTSIFVGTASFVNTFVAQYYGAETYEKTGEIVWQGLYLALIGGILHFLFIPLTPFMFSIFAHEKEVLSYEVIYFQILCVGAFSVIASSSLSSFFSGRGKTNIVLFVSFLQTTLNLIFDYLLIFGKWIFPEMGIKGAGIATVISGYFSFFVYLLLIFQKKNLMYGIKNFRFNKVLFKNLLKYGVPSGMHFFLDISVWTIFLLIIGKLGVIPLSSSNIAFNINTVAFMPMIGIGTGVSILVGQYIGKGKPEIGEKITYIGFLITFIYMCSIALTYIIFPDFYIKFFRPRVYTGDFEQVRNLTVILLRFVAFYSIFDTMNVIFLSGLRGAGDTKFIMNVFLFATIFIFLIPLYICTFIFNSGIFIGWSIATLYVIVIGFSFFIRFLKGKWKKLKVIETPVLL; this is translated from the coding sequence ATGAGAAAATATTTGAAAGAACTTTTAATTATTTCATTTCCCCTCATTATAAGTTCAAGTATATGGACTATTCAGCATTTTGTTGATAGAATGTTTATTTCATGGTATTCAGTTAAAGCACTTGCAGCAGTATTACCCGCAAGTTTTTTAAATTTAACAACTACAAGTATTTTTGTTGGAACTGCCTCTTTTGTGAATACTTTTGTTGCTCAGTACTACGGAGCCGAAACATATGAAAAAACAGGTGAAATTGTATGGCAGGGTTTATATCTGGCTCTTATAGGTGGCATTTTACATTTTCTTTTTATTCCACTTACTCCATTTATGTTTTCAATTTTTGCTCATGAAAAAGAGGTCTTAAGTTATGAAGTTATTTATTTTCAGATTCTCTGCGTTGGTGCTTTTTCTGTAATTGCTTCTTCATCTTTATCTTCATTTTTTTCAGGAAGAGGGAAAACAAATATTGTTCTTTTTGTCAGTTTTCTCCAGACAACTTTAAATCTGATTTTTGATTACCTTTTGATTTTCGGGAAATGGATATTTCCGGAGATGGGAATAAAAGGTGCAGGTATTGCTACAGTTATTTCTGGATATTTTTCATTTTTTGTTTATCTTTTATTAATCTTTCAGAAAAAAAATTTAATGTATGGGATTAAAAATTTCAGGTTTAATAAAGTACTTTTTAAAAATCTTTTAAAATACGGTGTTCCAAGTGGTATGCATTTTTTTCTTGATATTTCTGTCTGGACTATTTTTTTACTTATAATAGGTAAACTTGGAGTTATTCCTCTTTCTTCTTCAAATATCGCTTTTAATATAAATACAGTTGCTTTTATGCCGATGATAGGAATAGGTACAGGTGTTTCAATACTTGTTGGTCAGTATATTGGGAAAGGGAAACCAGAGATAGGAGAAAAAATAACTTATATTGGATTTTTGATTACTTTTATATATATGTGTTCAATTGCTCTTACCTATATTATATTTCCTGATTTCTATATTAAGTTTTTTAGACCGCGGGTTTATACAGGTGATTTTGAGCAGGTAAGGAATTTAACAGTTATACTTTTGAGGTTTGTTGCTTTTTACTCAATTTTTGATACTATGAATGTAATTTTTCTTTCTGGACTGAGGGGTGCAGGAGATACAAAATTTATTATGAATGTTTTTTTATTTGCCACAATTTTTATTTTTCTTATTCCTCTTTATATCTGTACTTTCATTTTTAATTCAGGGATATTTATAGGTTGGTCTATTGCAACGTTATATGTGATAGTTATAGGGTTCAGTTTTTTTATAAGGTTTTTAAAAGGAAAGTGGAAGAAACTTAAGGTGATTGAGACACCTGTTCTGTTATGA